A stretch of Halococcus agarilyticus DNA encodes these proteins:
- the gfcR gene encoding transcriptional regulator GfcR, which translates to MKNVDDLIGSANELADQGLSNGEIADELNVSRETASWLVERGGGTTTREPAATDALEDIHVDWSAFGRDSTRLSYVGRAMADLLGSTDGDNEEIDLVVGIEKAGTPLATTVALELDADLATYAPRKHQWEEGDIDDLSGNFSRNFAGIRDRECYVIDDTITSGTTMTETVDAIAEEGGTPVSCGVLVDKRGVEELEGVPVESLLQVIRVGQED; encoded by the coding sequence CAGGGGCTATCGAACGGCGAGATCGCGGACGAGCTCAACGTCTCGCGCGAGACCGCGAGCTGGCTGGTCGAGCGCGGCGGCGGCACGACGACCCGGGAGCCGGCGGCGACCGACGCACTCGAAGACATCCACGTCGACTGGAGCGCGTTCGGCCGCGACAGCACCCGGCTCTCGTACGTCGGCCGCGCGATGGCCGACCTGCTCGGCAGCACGGACGGTGACAACGAGGAGATCGATCTCGTGGTCGGGATCGAGAAGGCCGGCACGCCGCTCGCGACCACCGTGGCGCTCGAACTCGACGCCGACCTCGCGACGTACGCCCCCCGAAAACACCAGTGGGAGGAGGGCGACATCGACGACCTCAGCGGGAACTTCTCGCGGAACTTCGCGGGGATCCGCGACCGGGAGTGTTACGTGATCGACGACACCATCACGAGCGGCACGACCATGACCGAGACGGTCGACGCCATCGCCGAGGAGGGCGGCACGCCGGTGAGCTGTGGCGTGCTGGTCGACAAGCGCGGTGTCGAGGAGCTGGAGGGCGTGCCGGTCGAATCGCTCCTCCAGGTCATTCGGGTCGGACAGGAGGACTGA